In Alkalihalobacillus sp. TS-13, the following are encoded in one genomic region:
- a CDS encoding beta-N-acetylglucosaminidase domain-containing protein: MDKKRRMYFCLFCSFLLILSLISFVLPPTSQTFAENDPLELEIYPTPQELNVKDTSFPLTPVVGVVLPEQSDESVINELKEILKSSGVKEIEIFNQSENPTTPITVFLSNDPENPMITEQLQFLNAEGDQQLPEEGYILAAGEGSDERKKIILAGADWDGVFYSVKTLKQILTPHPGRHMVPEVFIKDFPKMPIRGVIEGFYGIPWSHQDRINQIEFYGENKMNTYVYAPKDDPYHRDQWREPYPAEKLAQLGELVNAAENSHVNFIFTISPGLDMCYSREDEFTLLKEKAQALWDLGVRDFAILFDDIFQEMSCEEDEEKFGAYESPTAAAQAYVLNKFQEEFIETHEGANRLITVPTEYYQDGTSPYREQFADMVDSEVLVYWTGIGITTETITNEDAEKISNIFKHDLLIWDNHPVNDFSQDRLFLSPISGRDAELTEHGVHGLTANPMEYAQASKIPLFTIADYTWNPSDYEPMASWGASIREFGGSFAEEVKTFAENALSSRVLQEESPTLSPLIKEFWDAYEDGEGQQESEQLLNEFEQLVEAADVLENDFHNEKFAEEMNPWIDKMRHYGEAAQLAVEMLLSQQSGNKELTEEFRAELDQVLENDTTDVTFEEPQQASRNLDGADVERGWGELIKYTSEFGETTGTNQWGYEITVIDGKVTSVGGNNSVIPEEGYVLSVHSGGDGDWLEHNSIVGANVSIEENLVTLTIDEGVYDIPNPKTYGYGVLQPFINLALKTNDLWLGGREEAGPFSTLDAYSSYTLDHISDGDLNTIYWTYGSPEKGDYIGIDLGEVQTIHSIKLFMASTSGSAPRPNDFIRHGSIEISTDGSNWRVLGEYENETEISLSLEEEEQARFIRFKVLTDQSSWAQIREFTVQ; the protein is encoded by the coding sequence ATGGATAAGAAAAGGCGTATGTATTTTTGTTTATTTTGTTCATTTCTCCTTATTTTGTCTTTGATCAGCTTTGTTTTGCCACCCACCTCTCAAACCTTTGCAGAAAACGATCCACTAGAATTAGAAATCTATCCTACACCCCAAGAACTTAATGTAAAAGACACTAGTTTTCCATTAACTCCAGTAGTTGGAGTTGTTTTACCAGAACAGAGTGACGAGTCGGTGATAAATGAGCTAAAGGAAATCTTGAAATCATCTGGTGTAAAGGAAATAGAGATATTCAATCAATCCGAAAATCCTACAACGCCTATCACTGTCTTTCTGAGTAACGATCCTGAAAATCCAATGATTACTGAACAGCTGCAGTTTTTGAATGCTGAAGGAGATCAACAACTTCCAGAAGAAGGCTATATTCTTGCAGCAGGAGAAGGGAGTGATGAAAGGAAGAAGATCATCCTAGCTGGTGCAGATTGGGATGGCGTTTTTTATAGTGTTAAAACGCTGAAACAAATCCTTACACCACATCCGGGACGCCACATGGTTCCTGAAGTATTTATTAAAGATTTTCCGAAAATGCCAATCAGGGGTGTTATTGAAGGATTTTACGGAATTCCATGGTCACATCAGGATCGAATAAATCAAATTGAATTTTACGGTGAAAACAAAATGAATACGTATGTTTATGCCCCCAAAGATGATCCTTATCATCGTGATCAATGGAGGGAGCCTTATCCTGCAGAAAAACTTGCTCAACTAGGAGAATTAGTGAATGCTGCTGAAAACAGCCATGTCAATTTTATTTTTACAATTTCACCAGGTTTAGATATGTGTTACTCAAGGGAGGATGAATTCACCCTGTTAAAAGAAAAGGCCCAAGCTTTGTGGGATCTGGGTGTCCGCGATTTCGCCATACTTTTTGATGATATTTTTCAAGAGATGAGTTGTGAGGAGGATGAAGAGAAGTTTGGAGCATATGAAAGTCCGACAGCAGCTGCTCAAGCATACGTATTGAACAAGTTTCAAGAAGAGTTCATCGAAACTCATGAAGGAGCGAACCGCCTCATCACCGTCCCTACAGAATATTATCAAGATGGAACCAGTCCTTATAGAGAACAATTCGCCGATATGGTTGATTCCGAGGTGTTAGTTTACTGGACTGGAATTGGGATTACTACAGAAACTATCACAAATGAAGATGCGGAAAAAATCTCGAACATATTTAAACATGACCTGTTAATATGGGACAACCATCCGGTTAATGATTTTTCTCAGGATCGATTATTTTTAAGTCCGATTTCTGGAAGGGATGCAGAGTTGACGGAGCATGGAGTTCACGGATTAACCGCAAACCCGATGGAATATGCCCAGGCTTCTAAAATTCCGTTGTTTACGATAGCTGATTATACTTGGAATCCTTCAGACTATGAGCCTATGGCATCTTGGGGTGCAAGTATCCGAGAGTTTGGAGGATCTTTTGCAGAAGAAGTAAAAACTTTTGCAGAAAATGCATTATCTTCACGTGTCCTTCAAGAAGAATCCCCGACTCTTAGCCCATTGATTAAAGAGTTTTGGGATGCTTATGAGGATGGGGAAGGGCAACAAGAGTCTGAACAGCTTTTGAATGAATTCGAACAGCTAGTAGAAGCAGCTGATGTTTTGGAAAATGACTTTCATAATGAAAAGTTCGCTGAGGAAATGAATCCTTGGATTGATAAAATGAGGCATTATGGCGAAGCGGCTCAGCTAGCCGTCGAAATGCTTCTTTCGCAGCAAAGTGGTAATAAAGAATTGACTGAGGAATTCAGGGCAGAGTTAGATCAAGTACTGGAAAATGATACGACAGACGTCACTTTTGAAGAGCCACAGCAAGCTTCAAGGAATTTAGATGGAGCTGATGTCGAAAGGGGTTGGGGAGAACTGATAAAGTATACCTCTGAATTCGGGGAGACAACTGGGACCAACCAATGGGGCTATGAAATTACAGTCATTGATGGAAAAGTTACTTCTGTAGGCGGGAACAATTCTGTTATTCCTGAGGAGGGGTATGTGTTAAGTGTCCATTCTGGAGGAGACGGTGACTGGCTTGAACATAACTCCATTGTCGGTGCGAACGTGTCAATTGAAGAAAATCTAGTTACACTCACAATCGATGAAGGAGTCTATGACATTCCCAATCCGAAAACATATGGGTATGGTGTACTGCAACCTTTTATCAACTTAGCATTGAAAACTAATGATTTATGGTTGGGTGGAAGAGAAGAAGCTGGGCCGTTTTCTACACTAGACGCCTATAGCAGCTATACCTTAGATCATATTTCAGATGGTGATTTGAATACAATCTATTGGACGTACGGATCACCTGAAAAGGGAGATTATATAGGGATTGATCTGGGGGAGGTACAGACTATTCATTCTATAAAACTCTTTATGGCCTCTACAAGCGGATCAGCACCACGACCAAATGATTTTATAAGACATGGCTCCATCGAAATCTCAACCGATGGCAGCAACTGGAGAGTGTTAGGAGAGTACGAAAATGAAACAGAAATCTCACTTTCTTTAGAGGAAGAAGAACAAGCAAGATTCATAAGGTTCAAAGTACTAACCGATCAATCAAGCTGGGCACAAATAAGAGAATTCACCGTACAATAA
- a CDS encoding alpha amylase family protein: MKKIFGVLLSVVLLFSLVIPATATGNDKSRHQVLQNLVNEDDKKARILWYDLSANIQNLNTPEKVKNIVEKTARANIDTIILDVKNYTGFVGYLSDIAPHMSTSEIPKYDEFPEGYDLLTEVIKEAHKHGIQVHANVNVFSEGNNDYKDGPAFENPEWQTTFYMASRVAEVENGETFDITGVNTTRGSNQLVMYTPSEYDVSPANQWGTEVQITDGVVTEVVDRTYGAPAVEVPENGVVLSGHGEARTWLNENVQVGDEIDYSASKMELVPASEYPSFSTFTNPIREDVRSYELSIIEELIDNYDIDGIVLDRARYSNINADFSDLSRERFEEYIGESVTNWPEDIFSIEFTEDGQERNPGPLYQKWIEWRAGNIQDFFRQAEELVHEKDSSLFFSTYVGAWYPLYYSEGVNWASRTHQPDYDWASPDYGKTGYAEVLDFLMTGNYFYDVTREEAIESGNPDWYSVEGSADIAFDVVNEATFVYGSLYLNQYKGDPEQFRKGLRSVMERSHGIMLFDLVYFEQFGWWDIIEEEFAEESQPPHQIPGLLKMIREDK, from the coding sequence ATGAAAAAAATATTCGGTGTTCTACTGTCAGTTGTTTTGCTGTTCAGCCTGGTCATACCGGCAACCGCAACAGGAAATGACAAATCAAGGCATCAAGTGCTTCAAAACCTCGTGAATGAAGATGACAAGAAAGCAAGGATTTTATGGTACGATCTTTCGGCGAACATTCAGAACCTGAATACGCCGGAAAAAGTGAAAAACATTGTTGAGAAAACCGCAAGAGCAAACATCGATACGATCATCCTCGACGTAAAGAACTACACAGGTTTTGTCGGGTACTTGAGTGACATCGCCCCGCATATGAGCACATCTGAGATTCCGAAATACGATGAGTTCCCAGAAGGATATGACTTGCTGACAGAGGTGATAAAAGAAGCGCATAAGCATGGCATCCAGGTCCATGCAAATGTGAATGTCTTTTCGGAAGGAAATAACGATTATAAAGATGGTCCGGCCTTTGAAAACCCGGAATGGCAAACGACGTTCTATATGGCTTCACGTGTTGCAGAAGTTGAAAATGGAGAAACATTCGATATTACAGGAGTGAACACCACAAGAGGCTCGAACCAATTGGTCATGTATACACCGTCTGAATATGATGTTTCCCCAGCAAATCAGTGGGGTACCGAAGTCCAGATCACAGATGGAGTCGTAACAGAAGTGGTGGACCGTACATATGGTGCTCCAGCTGTTGAAGTTCCTGAGAATGGTGTTGTCTTGTCTGGTCACGGGGAAGCGAGAACATGGCTAAACGAAAATGTTCAGGTAGGGGATGAGATCGATTACTCTGCTTCAAAGATGGAGTTGGTCCCTGCATCGGAATACCCTTCTTTTTCAACATTCACCAATCCGATCCGTGAAGACGTGAGATCTTACGAGTTGAGCATCATCGAAGAATTGATCGACAACTATGACATAGACGGGATCGTTCTGGATCGTGCGCGTTATTCGAACATCAATGCTGATTTCAGTGATCTGAGCCGTGAACGTTTTGAAGAATATATCGGAGAAAGCGTCACGAACTGGCCGGAGGATATTTTCAGTATCGAGTTTACAGAAGATGGACAAGAGCGAAATCCAGGACCACTTTATCAAAAGTGGATCGAATGGAGAGCGGGGAACATACAGGATTTCTTCCGACAAGCAGAGGAACTCGTCCATGAAAAAGATTCATCTCTTTTCTTCAGTACGTATGTCGGTGCCTGGTACCCGCTTTACTATAGTGAAGGTGTGAACTGGGCAAGCCGAACGCATCAGCCGGATTATGATTGGGCAAGTCCTGATTACGGTAAAACCGGTTATGCTGAAGTACTCGATTTCTTGATGACAGGTAACTACTTTTATGATGTTACACGGGAAGAAGCGATCGAGTCCGGGAATCCTGATTGGTACAGCGTTGAAGGTTCAGCGGATATTGCTTTTGATGTCGTGAATGAAGCCACTTTCGTATATGGAAGCCTTTATCTGAACCAGTATAAAGGTGACCCGGAACAGTTCCGTAAAGGCTTGAGATCCGTAATGGAGCGGTCACACGGTATTATGCTGTTCGACCTAGTTTACTTTGAACAGTTTGGCTGGTGGGACATCATTGAGGAAGAGTTCGCGGAAGAATCACAGCCGCCACATCAGATCCCAGGACTGTTAAAAATGATCAGAGAAGATAAGTAA